A window of the Hordeum vulgare subsp. vulgare chromosome 5H, MorexV3_pseudomolecules_assembly, whole genome shotgun sequence genome harbors these coding sequences:
- the LOC123399545 gene encoding uncharacterized protein LOC123399545 isoform X2, whose amino-acid sequence MLKFFHLLQNLQGPGCSSKGLMFGLDLNHCILGFLEAPAFEDGILEKYPIFLSIVLNHVSDDGFDLSCAVSCLKASFEMLGCKLWLRTTLSPSVIRNTLLGQCFHTRDEKSHKEIFDLFIPFLQSLEALQDGEHEKQRRNILYFLLHQVTRSSNFSALMRKNATKIALLIVQRGYTMNPPCPASECAHMWGPSLICSLNDTSLHSSLRQPAFDLINILIVSDASALISFKLKYESATKGDVSNSVMFVEDEDELPFADDTAEKEYSCWSDFRALNKLTFRGCKDWTCVPLLWYLVMVQLEPSKLPMAFSKAVFWALSHISILEPGLAMDLSVPVNDWLSSHAGEFSSTFSWQVPNGADDGGGGKDCINTLKVSKSGTLLLRIFKRFAIHVIMQIEQCGLQKQWTWEPMMAESLILALVDPNDNVRQAGRAVMEHVSQARGLTPGLQFLCSSASSLSAVFVGLRYAVQLVERQSLSADFHSLHHLFFVICKLVKEDIAQQPSVPQPAKPSEGGFLRQPFSNAPITPPEHAVDVISWEKFSTLLSATLWPLISTCLIKGEELINTKQCQISCVRVLELLPLVYNRVNSYGAEPFSMITMVPDPSDMTWLFHLINWGKSSLLVISRHWKQCMLSLFKILKGSHGDTIQRYIEDLGDTISHDVVDMDELKGKISNLNLAVFKKVPTKSVDTIPSLIRHTDREIHTGRDNLETMKSSHASDTEHIILLSDSEENLPTDDVIGEEVLSSVKENDGFTASDLLKNPSVQRMPVEDRHASLKQQTRSDISASSRPVSTDNRSTRAASKGLGGTKVPSVPANKNNTSLLPNKVKSSVSATTQPSRPNSSSDICKFKSIFRDISDDEDDPLEHALDNYRRPQIRVTKAAILVPKRQIVQLQLPAERRQSSGRSDTSFRRFSPPKLDSWFKNILEMDYFAIVGLSSSETVKKPALKQIPVCFDSQAQYVEIFQPLVIEEFKAQLQNAYVETPPEDMMCGSISILSVERVDEFLVVRGRAENTVCVKSKGCIENDLILLAKDPLKSSGQQVHVLGKVDRRESDKNKALIIVIKFYLSNEIPRLNKVKRLLVERSKWFLNRVLSMTPQLREFSALSSLNDIPVLPVILNPVSSTTTNHESVKVYLDKLARPLRKVLKSSYNDSQLQAVSIAIGSASSKTKCDLSLIQGPPGTGKTKTIVAIVSALLSLHADNSYNIPRNESLASAEFTKPRTKISQTAAVARAWQDAALAKQQIKDSQRENPRTERLSKGILSRGRALICAQSNAAVDELVSRLSNGLYDTEGKLYRPYIVRVGNAKTVHPNSIPFFIDTLVEQRLSDELKINDESKISSDGESSGSLRARLEKVVDRIRYYESRRKLVEGDKTEAGSSVPDEDEMDEVSDEAIGAKLNILYTQKRAVSSELATAHAREKKIADENKSLKHKVRKSILGEAEIVVTTLSGCGGDIYGVCSETASAKKYGNFSEQSLFDVVVIDEAAQALEPATLIPLQLLKSKGTKCIMVGDPKQLPATVMSGLASKFLYECSMFERLQRAGYPVIMLTKQYRMHPDISRFPSLHFYENKLLDGAQKAEKSAPFHDHSCLGPYMFFDIADGRERAGTSAAAQSLSNQFEADAALEILSFLKNRYPADFSCRKIGIITPYRSQLSLLRSRFTSFFGPEIVAEMEINTVDGFQGREVDILVLSTVRASNSSGDRHHTGEARSIGFVADVRRMNVALTRARFSLWIVGNARTLQTNSHWASLLQNAKERNMLISVQKPYSLIFQNVHGTTHNHLKQQKENEKADMTNSRTVNAQLHKEHVRHADSSTEKKGKSFREDQTKQASRWDQKTRKTEGSTLRKFSQENEAITQNDDMRATKGSLKQDIDQDSVIRKQGAEKKLPVQNVNQLEHAKRLATGDPHEGSRVRRQRELNKPVNENADMGTDKALFKHGPSENPKVRLHNNDKKAANQNNDMGTIKGSSKHDSVVKSVAKQDDGSPSAQHRDMQNLIQKAKGVRKFSETPRFSNSNKEDSLLKHDAVSESANRNSGTGPPSIPDMKKNKVKGARKFTEQPRSGNSNQVDPSALSHFDGTGSHIRDLTKSQAAKQTVTSQKDQIAARKRQREDVESLLSSALISSNKPKKKQK is encoded by the exons ATTGCTCTTCTTATTGTGCAAAGAGGCTACACAATGAACCCTCCTTGCCCAGCCTCGGAATGTGCCCATATGTG GGGACCATCTTTGATATGCTCGTTAAATGATACATCCTTGCATAGTTCTCTGCGTCAACCTGCGTTTGATCTCATCAATAttctcatagtttctgatgcttcTGCCTTGATTTCCTTTAAACTGAAGTATGAGTCTGCCACAAAGGGTGATGTAAGCAACTCTGTCATGTTTGTCGAGGACGAGGATGAATTGCCTTTTGCCGATGATACCGCGGAAAAGGAGTATAGCTGTTGGAGTGATTTCAGAGCTCTGAACAAGTTGACGTTTAGGGGATGCAAGGATTGGACATGTGTCCCTTTGTTATGGTATCTGGTAATGGTTCAGTTGGAACCCTCTAAACTGCCTATGGCTTTTTCGAAAGCAGTGTTTTGGGCTCTATCTCATATTTCTATTTTGGAGCCTGGGTTAGCTATGGACTTATCAGTGCCTGTAAATGATTGGTTATCATCACATGCTGGAGAATTCTCGTCAACATTTTCATGGCAAGTTCCAAATGGTGCTGATGATGGTGGAGGTGGGAAGGATTGCATCAATACTCTCAAGGTGTCAAAATCTGGTACCCTGTTATTGAGAATATTTAAAAG ATTTGCAATCCATGTCATCATGCAAATTGAGCAATGCGGGCTTCAAAAGCAATGGACATGGGAACCAATGATGGCAGAAAGCTTGATTTTGGCACTAGTTGATCCCAATGAT AATGTGCGGCAAGCAGGGAGGGCTGTCATGGAACATGTATCCCAAGCACGGGGTTTGACTCCTGGGCTTCAATTTCTGTGCTCGAGTGCATCTTCACTGTCTGCTGTTTTCGTGGGTCTAAGATATGCAGTGCAGCTG GTGGAAAGGCAGTCACTTTCGGCAGATTTTCATAGTCTCCATCACTTGTTTTTTGTCATATGCAAATTAGTCAAGGAAGACATTGCTCAACAGCCTTCAGTTCCACAGCCAGCAAAACCTTCTGAAGGTGGTTTCTTGCGTCAACCATTTTCAAATGCACCAATTACCCCACCAGAACATGCTGTAGATGTAATTTCCTGGGAGAAGTTCAGCACTTTGCTTTCAGCAACTCTCTGGCCTTTAATTTCCACGTGCCTGATAAAGGGAGAGGAACTAATAAATACCAAACAATGTCAG ATATCATGTGTCCGAGTGCTTGAGTTGCTTCCCCTAGTCTACAACAGAGTCAACTCATATGGTGCTGAACCAttcagtatgataacaatggttccAGACCCTAGTGATATGACATGGCTTTTTCACTTGATTAACTGGGGGAAATCATCTCTGCTTGTGATCAGCAGACACTGGAAACAGTGCATGCTATCTTTATTTAAAATATTAAAGGGTTCACATGGCGACACCATTCAACGCTACATTGAAGATCTTGGTGATACCATTTCACACG ATGTAGTTGATATGGATGAACTTAAAGGGAAAATTTCTAATCTTAATCTTGCGGTGTTCAAGAAGGTGCCCACAAAATCAGTTGACACCATCCCTTCTCTGATTAGGCACACAGATCGGGAGATACATACTGGCCGGGACAATCTTGAGACCATGAAGTCCTCTCACGCGTCAGACACCGAACACATAATTCTTCTTTCAGACAGTGAAGAAAATTTGCCTACAGATGATGTGATTGGTGAGGAGGTTTTATCTTCAGTGAAGGAGAATGACGGATTTACTGCTTCAGATCTGTTGAAAAATCCCTCTGTACAAAGAATGCCAGTTGAAGATAGACATGCGTCCTTAAAACAGCAGACACGTAGTGATATTAGTGCCTCTTCAAGACCTGTATCGACGGACAATAGAAGCACACGTGCTGCCTCAAAAGGATTAGGTGGAACAAAGGTGCCAAGTGTTCCAGCCAATAAAAATAATACTTCCCTTTTACCAAACAAGGTTAAATCATCTGTTAGCGCCACTACTCAACCATCCCGTCCAAATTCGTCATCGGATATATGCAAGTTTAAGTCAATTTTCAGAGATATatctgatgatgaagatgatcccTTAGAGCATGCACTTGATAATTACAGAAGACCACAAATTCGTGTAACAAAGGCTGCAATATTAGTTCCTAAAAGGCAAATAGTTCAACTTCAGTTGCCTGCTGAAAGGAGACAGTCTTCTGGCAGATCGGATACCAGTTTTCGACGTTTTAGTCCTCCTAAGCTGGACAGTTGGTTTAAGAATATATTGGAAATGGATTACTTTGCTATTGTCGGGCTATCTTCTTCCGAGACAGTAAAGAAACCTGCTTTAAAACAAATTCCTGTCTGCTTTGATTCACAAGCTCAATATGTTGAGATTTTCCAGCCACTTGTTATAGAAGAGTTCAAAGCTCAGTTGCAGAATGCTTATGTTGAAACCCCTCCTGAAGATATGATGTGCGGCTCTATATCTATACTCTCAGTCGAAAGAGTTGATGAGTTTCTTGTTGTTCGTGGGCGTGCTGAGAACACAGTGTGTGTCAAATCTAAAGGGTGTATAGAGAATGACCTAATACTGCTTGCCAAGGATCCACTGAAAAGCTCTGGACAGCAAGTCCATGTGCTTGGAAAG GTGGATCGACGTGAGAGTGACAAAAATAAGGCTttaattattgtaataaagttctACCTCTCGAATGAGATTCCACGTTTAAATAAAGTGAAACGGCTTCTTGTTGAAAGAAGTAAATGGTTCTTGAATCGGGTTTTGAGCATGACTCCTCAACTCCGAGAATTCAGCGCTCTCTCATCATTAAATGACATCCCAGTGCTTCCAGTAATCCTGAATCCTGTTTCATCTACTACAACCAACCATGAATCTGTAAAAGTGTATCTTGATAAACTTGCACGCCCTCTGCGGAAAGTATTGAAGTCATCATATAATGACAGTCAGCTCCAAGCTGTAAGTATTGCCATTGGGTCAGCAAGCTCGAAAACAAAATGTGACCTATCTCTTATTCAGGGCCCTCCAG GTACAGGCAAAACAAAAACTATTGTTGCGATCGTGAGTGCATTGCTTTCTTTACATGCCGACAACTCTTACAATATACCAAGAAATGAATCCCTGGCTAGTGCTGAATTTACCAAGCCAAGAACAAAGATTAGTCAAACTGCTGCAGTAGCTAGAGCTTGGCAGGATGCAGCTCTGGCTAAACAACAGATAAAGGATTCCCAGAGAGAAAACCCTAGGACAGAACGGCTTTCAAAAGGCATCCTTTCAAGAGGAAGGGCTCTAATATGTGCGCAGTCAAATGCGGCAGTTGATGAACTTGTGTCAAGACTCAGTAATGGATTGTATGATACTGAAGGAAAGCTGTATAGACCTTATATAGTGAGGGTTGGTAATGCAAAGACAGTTCATCCTAATTCAATTCCTTTCTTTATTGACACACTTGTTGAACAAAGGTTGTCAGACGAGTTAAAGATTAACGATGAATCCAAAATTTCATCTGACGGCGAATCCTCTGGTTCACTTAGAGCTAGATTGGAGAAGGTTGTAGACAGAATTAGATATTATGAGTCACGTCGAAAACTAGTGGAGGGTGATAAGACAGAAGCTGGATCATCTGTGCCTGATGAAGATGAGATGGATGAAGTTTCTGATGAAGCAATTGGTGCAAAGCTCAATATTTTATATACACAGAAAAGGGCAGTTTCTTCAGAACTTGCAACTGCTCATGCACGTGAAAAGAAAATAGCTGATGAAAACAAATCTCTTAAGCACAAGGTAAGGAAGTCAATTCTCGGAGAAGCAGAGATTGTTGTGACAACGCTCAGTGGGTGTGGAGGTGATATTTACGGAGTTTGCTCGGAAACTGCTTCAGCTAAGAAATATGGGAATTTCTCTGAGCAATCtttgtttgatgttgttgttattgatgaagCTGCACAG GCTCTTGAGCCTGCAACTTTGATTCCACTTCAGCTACTCAAGTCGAAAGGAACTAAGTGCATAATG GTTGGTGATCCGAAGCAGCTACCTGCTACCGTGATGTCTGGATTGGCTAGCAAGTTTCTCTACGAGTGCAGCATGTTTGAACGCCTACAAAGAGCTGGTTATCCAGTTATTATGCTCACTAAACAG TACCGAATGCATCCTGATATTAGCAGATTCCCGTCGTTGCATTTCTATGAAAACAAACTGCTGGATGGCGCTCAGAAGGCTGAGAAATCAGCTCCTTTCCATGATCACAGTTGTCTTGGTCCATACATGTTCTTTGATATTGCCGATGGTCGTGAGCGTGCTGGAACAAGTGCTGCTGCACAATCACTCTCTAATCAATTTGAAGCTGATGCAGCACTTGAAATACTGTCATTTTTAAAGAACAG ATATCCAGCAGATTTCTCCTGTAGAAAGATAGGGATCATAACTCCGTACAGGAGTCAACTCTCCTTGCTGCGTTCAAGGTTCACTTCTTTTTTTGGGCCTGAGATTGTTGCTGAGATGGAAATCAATACTGTGGATGGATTTCAAGGTCGGGAAGTTGACATCTTGGTGTTGTCAACTGTTAGAGCCTCCAACTCCTCAGGTGACAGGCATCACACTGGTGAAGCACGTAGCATTGGGTTTGTTGCAGATGTTAGGCGTATGAATGTTGCGCTAACACGCGCCAGGTTTTCTCTATGGATAGTTGGTAATGCAAGAACATTGCAGACGAATTCACACTGGGCTTCCTTATTACAGAATGCTAAAGAACGGAATATGCTCATCTCAGTTCAGAAGCCCTATAGTCTGATCTTTCAAAATGTTCATGGTACTACCCATAATCACCTTAAGCAGCAGAAGGAAAATGAAAAGGCTGATATGACAAACTCGCGGACAGTCAATGCACAACTCCATAAAGAACATGTGAGACATGCTGACAGTTCAACAGAAAAGAAAGGTAAAAGTTTTCGTGAGGATCAGACAAAACAAGCATCACGCTGGGATCAAAAGACTCGTAAAACTGAAGGCTCCACCTTGAGAAAATTCAGTCAAGAAAATGAAGCGATAACGCAGAATGATGATATGAGAGCTACCAAGGGCTCATTGAAACAAGATATTGATCAGGATTCGGTGATAAGAAAGCAAGGGGCAGAAAAGAAGTTACCTGTGCAGAATGTAAATCAGCTGGAGCATGCTAAAAGGTTGGCAACAGGGGACCCCCATGAGGGCTCTCGTGTCCGAaggcaaagggaattgaataagcCTGTTAACGAGAATGCTGATATGGGAACTGATAAGGCCTTATTTAAGCATGGTCCATCTGAGAATCCCAAGGTGAGATTACATAATAACGACAAAAAGGCTGCCAACCAAAACAATGATATGGGAACCATCAAGGGTTCGTCAAAACATGATTCTGTTGTAAAATCAGTGGCCAAGCAGGATGATGGTTCTCCATCAGCACAACACCGTGATATGCAGAATTTGATACAAAAGGCTAAAGGAGTAAGGAAGTTTTCTGAAACACCAAGGTTTAGTAATTCAAACAAAGAGGATTCCTTGCTTAAACATGATGCAGTTTCGGAATCAGCAAATAGGAATAGTGGTACTGGTCCACCATCAATCCCTGATATGAAGAAAAATAAGGTCAAGGGGGCAAGGAAGTTTACTGAACAACCAAGATCTGGGAACTCGAATCAAGTGGATCCGTCAGCTTTATCACATTTTGATGGAACAGGTAGCCATATACGGGACCTCACGAAAAGCCAAGCTGCTAAGCAAACTGTAACTAGTCAAAAGGATCAAATTGCAGCGAGGAAGCGTCAAAGAGAGGACGTTGAATCTTTACTTTCTTCAGCTCTTATATCATCAAACAAGCCTAAGAAGAAACAAAAATGA